The Dasypus novemcinctus isolate mDasNov1 chromosome 12, mDasNov1.1.hap2, whole genome shotgun sequence genome includes a window with the following:
- the LOC101416749 gene encoding olfactory receptor 6C6-like, with protein sequence MQNQSREIEFILLGLTDDPQWQIVIFTFLFINYMLSVMGNLSILLLTLLDPRLKTPMYFFLRNFSLLEISLTTICIPRFLITIVTKNKIISYNACASQLFFFLLLGVTEFYLLAAMSYDHYVAICKPLHYPIIMNSKVCYQLVLSSWTAGFLITFPPLVMGLQLEFCASRVIDHFICDTSPILQISCTDTHLLELISFISAVVTLVVTLLLVIVSYSYILKTVFKIPSAQKRTKAFSTCSSHMIVVSLTYGSCVFIYMKPSAKERVTLSKGVAVIYTSIAPSLNPFIYTLRNQQVKQVFKDTLQKIFTFFRK encoded by the coding sequence ATGCAGAACCAGTCAAGAGAGATAGAATTCATTCTGTTGGGACTGACAGATGACCCCCAATGGCAAATTGTAATTTTCACTTTTCTGTTTATCAACTACATGTTGAGTGTGATGGGAAACCTATCAATCCTCCTCCTCACTCTCCTGGATCCCCGCCTCAAGACTCCAATGTATTTCTTCCTCCGAAATTTCTCATTATTGGAAATCTCATTGACAACGATATGTATTCCCAGATTCCTAATAACCATAGTGACCAAAAACAAAATCATTTCCTACAATGCTTGTGCATCTCAGTTATTCTTTTTCCTCCTGTTAGGAGTTACTGAATTTTACCTTCTggctgccatgtcctatgaccaCTATGTTGCCATCTGCAAACCGCTGCATTACCCTATCATAATGAACAGCAAAGTGTGCTACCAATTGGTACTCAGCTCATGGACAGCTGGCTTTCTGATCACCTTTCCACCATTGGTCATGGGACTGCAACTGGAATTCTGTGCTTCCAGAGTAATTGATCATTTCATATGTGACACTTCACCTATCCTGCAGATTTCTTGCACAGACActcatttgttagaattgatttcctttatttcagcAGTTGTAACACTTGTAGTCACATTGCTGTTAGTGATTGTTTCCTACAGTTATATTCTCAAAACCGTTTTTAAAATCCCTTCAGCTCAGAAAAGAACAAAGGCCTTTTCCACTTGTTCTTCTCACATGATTGTAGTCTCCCTTACCTATGGAAGCTGTGTCTTCATTTACATGAAGCCATCAGCAAAAGAAAGAGTAACTTTATCCAAAGGTGTAGCTGTTATCTATACATCCATTGCCCCTTCATTAAACCCCTTCATTTATACTCTAAGGAACCAGCAAGTGAAACAAGTCTTTAAGGATACACTCCAaaagatttttacttttttcagaaaataa